The Ipomoea triloba cultivar NCNSP0323 chromosome 14, ASM357664v1 region GAAACACAAGCAAAGATCTCTCTGTGTTGGATTTGCGCCATAATCAATTTCATGGGCCTATCCCAACAAGTTTTAAGGTTTGCAATTCATTGAGCAGACTTAATTTGCATGATAATCAGTTAGAGGGAGCAATACCACaatctttaattaattgtgGATCTTTAGAAGTTCTTGATCTTGGACACAAACAATTTGAGTGATATATTTCCAATATGGTTAGGGACTCTTTCAAATTTGAAGGTCCTTAGCTTGAGATTCAACAAGTTGAACGGTTCCATAACAAATAAGATAATTAAAGGGTACTTGTTTCCTCAGCTTCGCGTCTTTGACCTCTCTTTCAATGAATTCACAGGGGATTTGCCCGCAagctttttcaataattttaaagCCATGATAAAAGTGGATGGACAAAGTATACAACAACAAATTTACCTAAATCGTATCAATTACTACCAAGATTCTTTGGTGGTAAGGTTGAAGGGCCAAGAGCGTGAAATTGTTAAAATACTAATCATGTTTACTGCCATTGATCTCTCAAGTAACAAATTTGAAGGCCATATTCCAAATAGCATTGGAGATCTTCTTGCACTACGTGAATTAAATTTATCACATAACACGTTCACCAGCCTCATCCCAACGTCTCTTGGAAATTTATCTGTGCTTGAATCCTTAGACCTTTCTTCAAATCAAATTGGCGGAGCAATCCCTGGACAATTGACAAGTATTACATCGCTTGAAGTGTTGAATCTCTCACATAATAAGCTTGTGGGATGCATACCTCAAGGCCCACAATTCAATACATTTGAAGCGAATTCATTCCAAGGAAATGATGGATTGAAAGGAAAACCTTTGTCACAAGGTTGTGAGAATGGCATGGCACCGCAACTTCCTGCACCAAATGAGCTCCACCAAGAAGATGATTCTAGTTTTTTGAGCGGATTCACTGTAAAAGTTGGGGCAATGGGGTATGGTTGTGGCATTCTTTTTGGATTATTCGTGGGAAGTCTCATGCTCCTAACTGGAAAGCCAGAATTCATTACAAgttttgttgaagaagaaggaTACAAACTAGTAATGAAGCTCAAACGAAGAAGATCAAAGacgggaagaagaagaagaagaaactagCTTTCCATGCCAATGGTAAGTAATCCTGTTACAACTATGTATGTGACGTTTTTGTTTGGTAAGGCATAATTAAACAAGGCCAGATGCATGAACGAATAATTGGTGAAGTGTGTTTACTATCTTTTGCAGCTCGATTCTCTCCAAATGACAAAGACTCAGAAAGAGGATGGATGTTAAAGAAGCATTTTGGATTGTTGTCATATGATAGGTGTTGTTATATGTTAATCTGAGTTGTACGATTTTGGTCTAATACCAAATGTTCCAAGCATGATGAATAATGTGTTTGTTAATGTCTTAGAGCTTTCTTTCTAAAATAGAT contains the following coding sequences:
- the LOC116004113 gene encoding receptor-like protein 9DC1, giving the protein MIKVDGQSIQQQIYLNRINYYQDSLVVRLKGQEREIVKILIMFTAIDLSSNKFEGHIPNSIGDLLALRELNLSHNTFTSLIPTSLGNLSVLESLDLSSNQIGGAIPGQLTSITSLEVLNLSHNKLVGCIPQGPQFNTFEANSFQGNDGLKGKPLSQGCENGMAPQLPAPNELHQEDDSSFLSGFTVKVGAMGYGCGILFGLFVGSLMLLTGKPEFITSFVEEEGYKLVMKLKRRRSKTGRRRRRN